ATCCGGGGTGAGGATCCGCAGCCGGAGCTCGCTTGCGGTCGAAATGATGAAGCGGTCAGCCGGATCCCGGTGATGGCGGGGCAACTGGGAAGCACGAATCGCTATCGACTCGGTGATTGGCACCGAGCGAATCCCCCGCCTGGCGCAGGCTTCCTCGAACCAGGCGCGAGGGGGGAGCGGCAGCTGCAGCTTTCCGAGCTCGTGCTTCCACCCGATCTCGAACGCCGAAATCGCGCTCACGTACCTCTCGGACGGGTGGCTCTTCCGGATGGCGTCTTCGACCCGGGCCGGCAGGCGGACGTCGCGATCGGAGAGCCAGAGCAACGTGCAAGTATCAAGCAGGATCATCGATCCAGTCTCCCCATTCGCCCGAGCCCAGAGGCTCGAGGGCGGAGGCACCGGCGCTCACGGCCAGCTCGGGAATGTCGCGGCAGGGATCCTCGCCCAGGACGGTTCGGATGGGCACGAGCCTTACCACCGGTACGCCATCCTT
The DNA window shown above is from Candidatus Tanganyikabacteria bacterium and carries:
- a CDS encoding type II toxin-antitoxin system prevent-host-death family antitoxin, which encodes MISESLTRAKAVLSALVNAALAGEDVMICKDGVPVVRLVPIRTVLGEDPCRDIPELAVSAGASALEPLGSGEWGDWIDDPA
- a CDS encoding type II toxin-antitoxin system VapC family toxin, with product MILLDTCTLLWLSDRDVRLPARVEDAIRKSHPSERYVSAISAFEIGWKHELGKLQLPLPPRAWFEEACARRGIRSVPITESIAIRASQLPRHHRDPADRFIISTASELRLRILTPDPLFSPYEVDLLWG